The Deltaproteobacteria bacterium genome window below encodes:
- a CDS encoding PhoH family protein: protein MSEGPTDPPDKLTFPDTLLARALFGEHEKHLKFIEAEVGLKIHTRGSTVYLEGDPIEVGLARRILSELYELLKDGYPLYPQDVDYAVRILMSGEKVSLKEIFLDTVFIAVNKSVITPKSLTQKHYTEAIRKQDIVFGIGPAGTGKTYLAMAMAVAELTAGSIHRIILARPAVEAGEKLGFLPGDLYEKVNPYLRPLYDALHDMMDFEQASRLISKGAIEVAPLAFMRGRTLNDSFVILDEAQNTTSEQMKMFLTRLGFTSKAVITGDITQIDLPEGKASGLIEAAQILSGIGGIAFIYFSEKDVVRHRLVRDIIKAYDNFE, encoded by the coding sequence ATGAGTGAAGGCCCCACCGATCCTCCCGATAAACTTACTTTCCCGGATACGCTTCTGGCCAGGGCTTTATTTGGTGAACATGAAAAGCACCTCAAGTTTATAGAGGCTGAGGTCGGCCTTAAGATTCACACCCGGGGAAGCACGGTGTACCTGGAGGGCGACCCGATTGAGGTCGGCCTGGCGCGCAGAATTCTAAGTGAACTCTACGAACTGCTCAAGGACGGCTACCCGCTCTACCCTCAGGACGTGGATTACGCTGTCCGCATCCTGATGAGCGGGGAGAAAGTCAGCCTGAAGGAGATATTTCTGGACACCGTCTTTATCGCGGTCAACAAAAGCGTCATCACCCCCAAGAGCCTGACTCAAAAACATTACACCGAGGCTATTCGGAAGCAGGACATCGTCTTCGGTATCGGCCCGGCCGGCACAGGTAAGACCTACCTTGCCATGGCCATGGCTGTGGCGGAGCTGACCGCGGGCTCTATTCACCGCATCATCCTGGCCAGGCCCGCGGTGGAGGCGGGCGAAAAGCTGGGCTTCCTGCCAGGTGACCTTTACGAGAAGGTTAATCCCTACCTGAGACCGCTTTACGATGCCCTGCACGACATGATGGACTTTGAACAGGCCTCGCGCCTTATTTCCAAAGGAGCGATCGAGGTGGCGCCGCTGGCCTTCATGCGAGGCCGCACCTTGAACGATTCATTTGTCATCCTCGACGAGGCGCAGAATACGACCAGTGAACAGATGAAGATGTTCCTGACCCGCCTCGGTTTTACCTCAAAAGCGGTCATTACCGGAGATATAACCCAGATAGACCTGCCCGAAGGCAAGGCCTCCGGACTCATCGAGGCCGCTCAGATTCTATCTGGTATCGGAGGTATCGCCTTTATATATTTTTCCGAAAAGGACGTGGTCAGGCATCGCCTCGTTAGAGATATAATCAAGGCTTATGATAACTTTGAATAA
- a CDS encoding YjbQ family protein, translated as MQAKSYELLLKTSARTDIIDLTGQVQEKLAESEITSGILVVFVPGSTASVTTIEYESGVLNDLARTIERLAPEGMDYEHDLRWGDGNGYSHVRAALLKPSLSIPVTEGSLALGTWQQIVLLDFDNRPRERRVLIQILGEGV; from the coding sequence ATGCAGGCCAAAAGTTATGAACTGCTTTTAAAAACCTCAGCCCGGACCGACATTATTGATTTGACCGGTCAGGTTCAGGAGAAACTGGCCGAAAGTGAGATAACCAGCGGGATTCTGGTGGTCTTTGTTCCGGGTTCGACAGCTTCTGTAACGACCATTGAGTACGAAAGCGGCGTTCTCAACGACCTGGCCCGGACCATTGAGCGGCTGGCTCCTGAAGGCATGGATTACGAGCATGACCTGCGCTGGGGTGATGGGAACGGGTATTCCCATGTTCGGGCCGCCTTGCTCAAGCCTTCATTATCCATCCCCGTGACTGAAGGAAGTTTGGCCCTCGGTACCTGGCAGCAGATCGTGCTGCTTGATTTTGATAACCGCCCGCGAGAACGGCGCGTCTTGATCCAGATCCTGGGCGAAGGTGTTTAA
- a CDS encoding CvpA family protein, which translates to MNGIDIAILVILCFFFLKGLIRGFIKEIFTIVGLLIAFFLAILYYPQTADLLEQFFQNLSYRNLLVLSFLSLFLAVYIIIIVLALILDRFVKVTMAKPINILLGGVVGFAKGIILASLLLLVVSGFIESNSTILRESLTRPYLRFVTTSMLKLIPADLEKYLDLEKKKLPQKLEGDLIDLTKSKGGLKLPKKVPARRP; encoded by the coding sequence ATGAACGGCATTGACATCGCCATTCTGGTCATCCTTTGTTTCTTTTTTCTCAAAGGTCTCATTCGAGGGTTTATTAAAGAAATTTTTACCATCGTGGGCCTTCTGATCGCCTTTTTTCTGGCTATCCTGTATTATCCTCAGACAGCCGACTTGCTCGAACAATTTTTCCAAAACCTCTCTTACCGGAACCTCCTGGTCTTAAGCTTCCTTTCCCTCTTCCTGGCCGTTTATATTATCATTATAGTCCTGGCTTTAATCCTGGACAGGTTCGTCAAAGTCACAATGGCAAAACCCATCAACATCCTGCTCGGCGGAGTGGTGGGCTTTGCCAAAGGCATCATCCTGGCCTCTCTTTTATTACTCGTTGTATCCGGCTTTATCGAATCAAATTCAACCATCCTGCGCGAATCTCTGACACGGCCCTACCTTCGCTTCGTTACGACTAGCATGCTAAAACTGATTCCAGCCGACCTGGAAAAGTATTTGGATCTTGAGAAAAAGAAGCTGCCTCAGAAGCTGGAAGGCGATCTTATTGATCTTACCAAATCGAAAGGCGGCCTGAAATTACCAAAAAAGGTACCAGCCCGGCGTCCTTAA
- the mazG gene encoding nucleoside triphosphate pyrophosphohydrolase: protein MNQRNMTSAMPPLKRISRILESLLDPKQGCPWDREQTPATLKSYLLEETYELLAAIEQGDIPAIKEELGDCLFLLAFMSRLYEAAEQFDLEEVLNAAADKIVQRHPHVFGEAETLNRASEVKRKWHELKQAQKRPGPYLSSVPQNLPALMRAHRLSERAGRVGFDWSQPAQVLETLEKEIVELKEAVSAQDQSRVSAELGDVLFTLTNLTRHLKVNAEQALQAANNRFQKRFDYIEEKLAARKQRLEEATLAEMDQIWEEAKAKGL, encoded by the coding sequence TTGAACCAGAGAAACATGACTAGCGCCATGCCTCCCCTGAAACGGATCAGCAGGATCCTTGAGAGCCTTCTCGATCCGAAGCAGGGGTGTCCCTGGGACAGGGAACAAACACCAGCTACACTGAAATCGTACCTGCTCGAAGAAACTTATGAGCTCCTGGCCGCGATTGAGCAAGGAGACATTCCGGCTATCAAAGAGGAACTGGGAGACTGTCTCTTTCTGCTTGCTTTTATGAGCCGTCTTTATGAGGCCGCGGAACAGTTTGATCTGGAGGAGGTCCTGAATGCGGCGGCCGATAAGATCGTTCAGCGTCACCCGCATGTTTTTGGCGAAGCCGAGACCCTGAACCGGGCGAGTGAAGTCAAGAGAAAATGGCATGAACTGAAACAGGCACAAAAACGGCCTGGCCCGTACTTGTCCAGCGTCCCTCAAAACCTCCCAGCCCTAATGCGGGCCCATCGCTTGAGTGAACGGGCCGGCCGGGTCGGTTTCGACTGGAGCCAACCTGCTCAGGTCCTTGAGACCCTGGAAAAGGAAATTGTCGAGCTGAAAGAGGCAGTCAGCGCACAGGATCAGAGCCGGGTGTCAGCGGAACTGGGAGACGTTCTCTTCACACTGACCAATCTGACCCGTCACCTGAAAGTTAACGCCGAGCAGGCCCTGCAGGCTGCCAACAACCGTTTTCAAAAACGTTTTGATTACATAGAAGAGAAGCTGGCCGCCCGAAAACAAAGGCTTGAAGAGGCAACCCTGGCCGAGATGGACCAGATATGGGAGGAGGCAAAGGCCAAAGGCCTGTGA
- a CDS encoding 4Fe-4S binding protein, which produces MAWQVEVDKEKCVGCEECVEVCPVDVLELVDGKAEPVNVDECLGCDSCVEVCEEDAITVTET; this is translated from the coding sequence ATGGCTTGGCAAGTAGAAGTGGATAAAGAAAAATGTGTCGGATGTGAGGAATGTGTGGAAGTATGCCCGGTGGACGTCCTTGAATTGGTAGATGGAAAGGCTGAGCCGGTCAACGTGGACGAGTGTTTAGGGTGTGATTCCTGTGTGGAGGTCTGTGAGGAAGACGCCATTACGGTGACTGAAACCTAA
- the nrfD gene encoding polysulfide reductase NrfD, with protein MLEKPLFGSKKYYGWMTALIALIGVGVICFLYQLYVGLGTTGMSRDVSWGIYIAQLIFLVGVAASAVMVVLPYYLHNYKEFGRITILGEFLAVSAILMCMLFVFVDLGRPFRLLNIFLYPTLNSIMFWDVMVLNGYLLLNIVIGWITLSAERKGIRPPRWIKPLIYLSIPWAISIHTVTAFLFAGLPGRGYWLTAIMAPRFLASAFAGGPALLIILSLIIRRFTKFDPGTKAIQMLARIVTYAAIVNVFFFFLEVFTVFYSQIPEHMDHFKYLFFGLEGHGILRPYMWASMSLAFVAILLLILQQVRHNERLLGLACVMIFISIWIDKGLGIISGGFVPNPMHQVTEYSPTVPELFITLGVYAIGFTVLTVLYKIAVAVKEEVRA; from the coding sequence ATGCTAGAAAAACCTTTGTTCGGAAGCAAAAAATATTACGGGTGGATGACCGCTTTAATAGCCTTAATCGGAGTGGGAGTTATCTGCTTTCTCTACCAGCTTTATGTTGGCTTAGGTACTACTGGCATGAGCCGGGACGTTTCCTGGGGGATTTACATCGCCCAGCTCATCTTCCTGGTGGGCGTGGCCGCCTCGGCGGTCATGGTCGTCCTGCCTTACTACCTGCATAATTACAAGGAGTTCGGCCGCATAACCATCCTGGGCGAATTCCTGGCTGTCTCCGCGATCTTGATGTGCATGCTGTTCGTCTTCGTGGACCTGGGCCGGCCTTTCAGGCTTTTAAATATCTTCCTCTATCCCACGCTCAATTCTATCATGTTCTGGGATGTCATGGTCCTGAATGGATATCTCCTGCTCAATATCGTAATCGGCTGGATTACACTATCCGCTGAGCGGAAAGGGATTCGGCCCCCGCGCTGGATTAAACCGCTTATTTATCTCTCAATTCCCTGGGCCATCAGCATCCATACTGTAACCGCTTTTCTCTTCGCCGGCCTCCCCGGGCGAGGTTACTGGCTCACAGCCATCATGGCGCCCCGCTTTCTAGCCTCCGCCTTTGCCGGCGGGCCGGCCCTTCTCATCATCCTGTCACTTATCATCAGAAGGTTTACCAAGTTCGACCCAGGCACCAAAGCCATTCAAATGCTGGCCAGGATCGTGACCTACGCCGCCATTGTAAACGTCTTTTTCTTTTTCCTTGAAGTTTTTACCGTGTTCTACAGCCAGATACCGGAGCACATGGACCATTTTAAATACCTCTTCTTCGGCCTCGAGGGCCACGGTATCCTCAGGCCGTACATGTGGGCCTCCATGTCGCTCGCCTTCGTGGCCATCCTGCTCCTCATTCTTCAGCAGGTGCGCCATAATGAAAGGTTATTAGGCCTGGCCTGCGTAATGATCTTTATCTCCATCTGGATTGATAAGGGACTCGGGATTATCTCGGGCGGTTTTGTTCCCAATCCCATGCACCAAGTGACCGAGTACTCTCCCACGGTTCCTGAGCTTTTCATCACCCTGGGAGTGTATGCCATTGGTTTTACGGTTTTAACCGTGCTTTACAAGATAGCCGTGGCAGTCAAGGAGGAGGTCAGGGCCTAG
- a CDS encoding 4Fe-4S dicluster domain-containing protein: MESSRRKFLKIAGLSVLGVGAKPVLDSLVQAGEPTYATDQEALEGTHWAMVVDMKKCRDDCRDCITACHRGHNVPEINNAKHEIKWIWNEDFKHAFPTQEHEHLAERLERQPFMVLCNHCDNPPCVRVCPTQATFKRKEDGVVMMDFHRCIGCRFCMAACPYGSRSFNWFNPRNYLDDTNPDFPTRAKGVVEKCNFCAERLAIGKIPLCVEACKEKALVFGDLDDPNSEVRKILRERFSIRRKPGLGTGPNIFYVI, translated from the coding sequence ATGGAAAGCAGCAGAAGAAAATTCCTGAAAATAGCCGGGCTGTCCGTGCTGGGAGTGGGTGCCAAGCCTGTTTTAGATTCACTCGTCCAGGCAGGTGAGCCAACCTACGCCACGGATCAGGAGGCCCTGGAAGGGACACACTGGGCCATGGTCGTTGATATGAAGAAGTGCAGAGACGACTGTCGTGACTGCATTACTGCCTGCCACCGCGGTCACAATGTCCCGGAAATAAATAATGCTAAGCATGAGATAAAATGGATCTGGAACGAAGACTTCAAACATGCCTTCCCGACCCAGGAGCATGAACATTTGGCCGAGCGTTTAGAGCGCCAGCCTTTTATGGTGCTCTGCAACCACTGCGACAATCCTCCTTGTGTCAGGGTTTGCCCGACACAGGCGACATTTAAGCGGAAAGAGGACGGGGTTGTCATGATGGACTTCCATCGCTGCATTGGATGCCGTTTTTGTATGGCCGCCTGTCCCTATGGTTCAAGGAGCTTCAACTGGTTTAATCCGCGGAACTATCTGGATGATACTAATCCAGATTTCCCGACCAGGGCCAAGGGTGTGGTGGAGAAATGCAATTTCTGCGCCGAAAGACTTGCTATCGGTAAGATTCCATTATGTGTGGAGGCATGTAAGGAGAAGGCCCTGGTCTTTGGTGACCTGGACGACCCCAACTCCGAGGTCAGAAAAATCCTGAGGGAGCGGTTCTCGATTCGGCGCAAACCAGGTCTTGGAACCGGACCAAATATTTTTTATGTAATATGA
- the dsrJ gene encoding sulfate reduction electron transfer complex DsrMKJOP subunit DsrJ: MYDGGKITAGLVIFLILITFPFWYNRGKASTTPERPYPKDQKACVEATNYMKASHMQLLNNWRDNVVRVANRIYTNKNGKTFKMSLTDTCLDCHTSKADFCDKCHNYLGVLPYCWDCHLTEKGKT; encoded by the coding sequence ATGTATGATGGAGGCAAGATTACGGCCGGGCTCGTTATCTTTCTCATCCTGATAACGTTTCCGTTCTGGTATAACCGGGGGAAGGCCTCGACTACACCGGAGCGCCCCTACCCCAAGGACCAGAAAGCGTGCGTGGAGGCGACGAATTATATGAAGGCTTCCCACATGCAGCTTTTGAATAATTGGAGAGACAACGTCGTCCGTGTTGCCAACCGAATCTATACCAATAAAAATGGCAAGACGTTTAAAATGAGTCTGACCGATACCTGTTTGGACTGCCATACCAGCAAGGCTGATTTTTGTGACAAGTGTCACAACTATCTGGGGGTCTTACCTTATTGCTGGGATTGCCATTTGACGGAAAAGGGGAAAACGTGA
- a CDS encoding (Fe-S)-binding protein, whose protein sequence is MADEIPAPEELAKIDYTPPRTGWMDTPAEFKTGSFCYPTKPQSLEILDLPNPREWSPTDEDWKLPDNWKEIILDGFEDRLGKFRTLRLFMDICVRCGACADKCQFFLGSGDPKNMPVLRGELLRSVYKYHFTKSGKVLGKLVGARELTMDVVKEWFDYFYQCTECRRCSVFCPYGIDTAEITILGRELLTEVGCNINWILEPVANCFLTGNHLGLKPHTFKDNIMYMVEDIEEVTGLKIEPTFNRKGAEILFITPSGDVFADPGIYTLMGYIMLFEYLGLDYTWSTYASEGGNFGLFTSHEAMKRLNAKMYAEAERLGVKWILGGECGHMWRVVNQYMDTMNGPADFLEVPVSPITGTRFDNTASTKMVHITEFTADLIKHNRLELDPSRNDHLKVTFHDSCNPARAMGLLEEPRYIIKNICNNFYEMPENTIKEQTFCCGGGAGLNTEEYMEMRLRAGFPRANAVDYVHQKYGVNMLACICAIDRVTLPPLMEYWVPEVGVCGIHELLGNALIMKGEKKRELDLRREPLGEMEDEEDV, encoded by the coding sequence ATGGCAGATGAAATTCCTGCACCAGAAGAACTAGCCAAGATAGACTATACACCTCCACGCACGGGATGGATGGATACGCCTGCGGAATTCAAAACAGGCAGTTTTTGCTATCCTACCAAGCCCCAGTCCCTGGAAATCCTTGATCTCCCGAATCCAAGGGAATGGTCGCCCACCGATGAGGACTGGAAGCTTCCGGACAACTGGAAAGAGATCATCCTCGACGGTTTTGAAGACCGATTGGGTAAATTTCGGACCCTAAGGCTTTTTATGGATATTTGCGTCAGGTGCGGCGCCTGCGCGGACAAATGCCAGTTCTTTCTCGGCTCCGGCGATCCTAAAAATATGCCTGTCCTCAGGGGTGAGCTTCTCAGGTCGGTCTATAAATACCATTTCACCAAATCGGGCAAAGTACTAGGGAAGCTGGTCGGCGCCAGGGAGCTCACCATGGACGTGGTCAAGGAGTGGTTCGATTACTTCTACCAGTGCACCGAATGCCGGCGTTGTTCGGTCTTCTGCCCCTATGGCATTGATACGGCGGAAATCACCATCCTGGGCCGGGAACTCCTGACCGAGGTCGGCTGCAATATCAACTGGATCCTCGAACCGGTTGCGAACTGCTTTTTGACCGGGAATCACCTCGGGCTCAAGCCGCACACCTTCAAAGACAATATCATGTATATGGTTGAGGATATCGAAGAGGTCACCGGCCTCAAGATTGAGCCGACCTTCAATCGCAAAGGCGCTGAGATTCTTTTCATCACGCCCTCCGGAGATGTCTTCGCAGATCCGGGCATCTACACCCTTATGGGTTACATCATGCTCTTCGAGTATCTCGGGCTTGATTACACCTGGAGCACCTATGCCTCGGAAGGCGGAAACTTCGGCCTGTTCACCTCGCATGAGGCCATGAAAAGGTTAAACGCCAAGATGTATGCTGAAGCCGAGAGACTGGGGGTCAAATGGATTCTCGGCGGTGAATGCGGCCACATGTGGCGCGTCGTCAACCAGTACATGGATACCATGAACGGCCCGGCAGATTTCTTAGAGGTGCCGGTTTCCCCGATTACTGGAACGAGGTTCGACAACACCGCTTCAACCAAGATGGTTCATATCACTGAATTTACAGCCGATCTGATCAAGCACAACCGGCTGGAACTGGACCCGAGCCGCAATGACCACCTGAAGGTCACCTTCCATGACTCCTGCAATCCTGCCAGGGCCATGGGGCTTCTTGAGGAGCCGCGATACATAATCAAAAATATCTGCAATAATTTTTATGAAATGCCAGAAAACACCATCAAGGAGCAGACATTCTGCTGTGGAGGCGGGGCCGGTCTGAATACAGAGGAATACATGGAGATGAGATTGCGGGCCGGTTTCCCCAGGGCCAATGCCGTGGACTATGTCCATCAAAAATACGGCGTGAATATGCTAGCCTGCATTTGCGCCATTGACAGAGTGACTCTCCCACCCTTGATGGAATACTGGGTTCCTGAGGTCGGTGTCTGCGGCATTCACGAACTGTTGGGCAACGCGCTCATAATGAAGGGCGAAAAGAAGAGAGAACTTGATCTCAGGCGCGAACCCCTTGGAGAGATGGAGGATGAAGAGGATGTATGA
- the dsrM gene encoding sulfate reduction electron transfer complex DsrMKJOP subunit DsrM produces the protein MNVAFSLFAVVVIGLIPWIGTTAVNLKYLFGIIIPYAAVIIFILGIVYRMVIWGKSAVPFRIPTTSGQQKSLPWIKRNRIENPSNLLEVIIRMALEVLVFRSLFKLTRSELKEGPRLAYGGFPWLWLAGLVFHYAFLTVIIRHLRFFLDPVPFFIPWLETVDGLMEVGLPVWMMSGVALIAAISYLFVRRVVVPQLRYISLASDYFPLFLIFCIAGSGILMRYFFKVDVISVRELAVSLAGLHPKLPENGISGVSYLFYIHLFYVSVLIAYFPFSKLMHSGGIFLSPTRNLANTNRAIRHINPWNYPVKVHTYQEYEDDFRELMKEADIPVEKD, from the coding sequence ATGAACGTCGCTTTTTCACTTTTCGCGGTTGTTGTCATCGGTTTGATTCCCTGGATCGGAACGACGGCGGTGAACCTCAAATATCTTTTTGGGATTATCATCCCGTACGCTGCTGTCATTATTTTTATCTTAGGTATCGTTTACCGGATGGTAATATGGGGCAAGTCTGCCGTGCCGTTTCGCATCCCCACTACCAGCGGCCAGCAGAAGTCTCTTCCCTGGATCAAGCGGAACAGAATTGAAAATCCCAGCAATCTCTTGGAAGTAATCATCCGCATGGCGCTGGAGGTTTTAGTTTTCCGGTCGCTGTTCAAGCTGACCAGGTCTGAATTGAAAGAGGGCCCGAGGCTTGCTTATGGTGGGTTTCCATGGCTCTGGCTAGCGGGCCTGGTTTTTCATTATGCTTTTTTGACCGTGATTATAAGGCACTTAAGGTTTTTCTTAGATCCGGTGCCTTTTTTTATTCCCTGGCTCGAGACCGTGGACGGGCTTATGGAAGTGGGGCTGCCCGTATGGATGATGAGCGGTGTTGCCTTGATTGCAGCCATAAGCTATCTCTTTGTGCGCCGGGTCGTGGTGCCGCAGCTCAGGTACATCTCTCTCGCCTCAGATTATTTTCCTCTCTTTCTGATCTTTTGCATCGCGGGTAGCGGCATTCTGATGAGGTATTTCTTCAAGGTAGATGTCATCAGCGTCAGAGAGCTGGCCGTCAGCCTGGCCGGCCTGCATCCCAAGCTGCCTGAAAACGGTATCAGCGGGGTGAGCTATCTATTTTACATCCACCTGTTTTATGTCAGTGTTTTAATTGCCTATTTCCCATTCAGTAAGCTGATGCACAGCGGAGGGATTTTCTTGAGTCCCACCAGGAACCTGGCAAATACTAACCGGGCCATCAGGCATATCAATCCCTGGAATTACCCGGTTAAGGTCCATACCTACCAGGAGTATGAGGACGATTTTAGAGAGCTAATGAAAGAGGCTGACATACCAGTAGAAAAGGATTGA
- a CDS encoding RsbRD N-terminal domain-containing protein, giving the protein MDLENLLAEKRSGIIKKWFALIADTYSVEMSKFMKKKKNRFADPVGYTASTQIEAIFDALHRQAEPDELSACLDKIIRIRAVQDFSPSAALDFIFLLKQVIRAELDEEVQDKRISEELLELESRIDDLALLAFDVYMSCREKVHKIKIKELQMNRLDLITGHGPRRGTMSKKPGAGGS; this is encoded by the coding sequence ATGGACCTAGAAAACCTTTTAGCGGAAAAACGGTCTGGCATAATTAAAAAGTGGTTTGCCTTGATCGCGGATACGTATTCGGTTGAGATGTCCAAATTCATGAAAAAGAAGAAAAACCGCTTTGCCGACCCGGTAGGGTATACGGCTTCGACGCAAATAGAAGCCATATTTGACGCGCTTCACAGGCAGGCCGAGCCTGATGAGCTCTCCGCCTGTCTTGACAAGATTATTAGGATCAGGGCTGTTCAGGACTTTTCACCTTCTGCGGCCCTTGACTTCATCTTCCTGCTCAAACAGGTAATCAGGGCGGAGCTGGATGAAGAGGTCCAGGATAAGCGGATCTCTGAGGAGTTGCTTGAACTTGAATCCCGAATTGACGATTTAGCCCTGCTCGCCTTTGACGTGTATATGTCCTGTCGTGAGAAAGTTCACAAGATCAAGATAAAAGAGCTTCAAATGAACAGGCTAGACTTGATCACGGGGCATGGCCCGAGGCGCGGGACAATGTCAAAAAAGCCGGGAGCTGGCGGGAGTTAG
- a CDS encoding HEAT repeat domain-containing protein: MSLKSEVYKLLAKNDREGFLTLLARDRRVVGAVNRLLFDTEELMRWRAVTAMGWVAREDPFLLEKVIARLIWTINDDSGSIGWSAPEALGEICVNDPDLVEDFFPIVISKIEKEVFRRGSLWAIARVTPVRPDLVEEAGDLVLDCLNDPDSGARGLACWCLGRMTWVEAEDDLKGLVEDQGRFLLYEGKRLETRIVGDLAQAALEARQAD, translated from the coding sequence ATGAGCCTTAAATCTGAGGTTTACAAACTGCTGGCAAAGAACGACCGGGAAGGGTTTCTCACCCTTTTAGCCCGGGATCGCCGGGTCGTTGGGGCTGTCAACCGGCTGCTTTTCGATACTGAGGAACTGATGCGCTGGCGAGCGGTTACAGCCATGGGCTGGGTGGCCCGGGAGGATCCTTTTTTGTTGGAGAAAGTTATTGCCCGGCTGATCTGGACGATCAATGACGATTCTGGCAGCATCGGCTGGTCCGCGCCCGAAGCCTTGGGCGAAATTTGCGTAAATGACCCGGACCTGGTGGAGGACTTTTTCCCGATCGTGATTTCAAAAATTGAGAAGGAAGTCTTCCGGAGAGGCTCACTCTGGGCCATCGCGCGGGTCACCCCGGTTCGTCCCGACCTGGTCGAGGAGGCCGGTGATTTGGTGCTTGATTGTCTGAACGATCCTGATTCTGGCGCGCGGGGCCTGGCCTGCTGGTGCCTGGGCCGCATGACGTGGGTTGAGGCTGAGGATGATCTTAAGGGCTTGGTCGAGGATCAGGGACGCTTCTTGCTTTATGAGGGTAAAAGGCTCGAGACCAGGATTGTCGGGGATCTGGCTCAAGCGGCCCTCGAAGCCCGGCAGGCCGATTGA